A single window of Aquarana catesbeiana isolate 2022-GZ linkage group LG10, ASM4218655v1, whole genome shotgun sequence DNA harbors:
- the LOC141110020 gene encoding uncharacterized protein has protein sequence MEFCMKFAIFFLIYLATTVQSTSARPRQEIAPRIGHFPGIERGTPTTEATNGFYLRPHIQAIDRSDINSPKKYARFFSKIKDFFGKKAEEKPVTMRPPRKYTTPKPVLVINRNEVQRSIDETIERISEEPYVATIKIVGLMVGGLFVIIGIIVVYWYCFLRRKKPEDSGSDDMSPSWGSSENGNTEYSDDEQNDWDQEYLTQNCLGQSNAYQNGSYQNGWYQNGLYQSDSYQNGSYQDGSYQDGSYQNGSYQNASYQNGSYQNGTYQNGTYQDGSYWIDMGQNGLDQSGLGHSNWDQSGSGQNA, from the exons ATGGAATTTTGCAtgaaatttgcaattttttttcttatctatttGGCTACAACTGTGCAGAGCACATCTGCAAGACCAC GACAAGAAATTGCACCAAGAATAGGGCATTTTCCTGGTATTGAAAGGGGGACCCCCACCACAGAGGCAACAAATGGTTTTTATCTAAGACCCCACATACAGGCGATCGACAGGAGTGATATTAATTCTCCTAAGAAGT ATGCCCGATTCTTTTCCAAGATCAaggatttttttggaaaaaaggccGAAGAGAAACCAGTAACTATGAGACCACCAA gAAAGTACACTACTCCGAAACCAGTGCTCGTGATCAACCGAA aTGAGGTCCAGAGGAGTATTGATGAAACTATAGAAAGGATTTCAGAGGAACCTTACGTTGCCACAATCAAAATTGTTGGCTTAATGGTTGGGGGATTGTTTGTTATCATCGGCATTATTGTGGTTTACTGGTATTGCTTCTTG CGCCGCAAGAAACCTGAGGACTCTGGCTCAGATGACATGAGCCCAAGTTGGGGAAGCTCAGAGAATGGCAACACCGAATACTCCGACGATGAACAGAATGACTGGGACCAGGAATATTTGACACAGAACTGTTTGGGCCAGAGTAATGCTTACCAGAATGGCTCATATCAGAATGGATGGTACCAGAATGGCTTGTACCAGAGTGACTCATACCAGAATGGCTCGTACCAGGATGGCTCGTACCAGGATGGCTCGTACCAGAATGGCTCGTACCAGAATGCCTCGTACCAGAATGGCTCGTACCAGAATGGCACATACCAGAATGGCACATACCAGGATGGCTCATACTGGATTGACATGGGCCAGAATGGTTTAGACCAGAGTGGCTTAGGCCACAGCAATTGGGACCAGAGCGGGTCAGGACAGAATGCCTGA